A stretch of the Ptiloglossa arizonensis isolate GNS036 chromosome 1, iyPtiAriz1_principal, whole genome shotgun sequence genome encodes the following:
- the Arg gene encoding arginase, with the protein MLSRIQSVTVRFGVRYYGKVGIIGVPFEKGQHKEGVAHGPETIRAAGLIQELESLGLDVKDYGDILYKTKDVCNVNNMSHLGDVASCTSCLSEQVQKVLNDSRRVLTIGGDHSLGIGTIDGHVKVKKDVGVIWVDAHADLNTNKTSESGNVHGMPVALLTSELADYWPHLPGMDWQQPMLSIRNVAYIALRSVDRYERLVIEKFGITAFGMEDVERYGIHEVVNMALNKIDPDDSKSLHVSFDIDSLDPLEAPSTGTPVRGGLSLREAVHLMEELYRTNRLNAVDLVEVNPHIGDQRDICLTVEAAIHIIQAGFGYTRRGLKVPKGVTDMPLQTFR; encoded by the exons ATGTTATCTAGAATACAAAGTGTTACTGTTAGATTTGGAGTTCGTTACTATGGTAAAGTCGGAATAATTGGTGTACCATTTGAGAAAGGACAG CATAAAGAAGGAGTAGCACATGGTCCAGAAACGATTAGAGCTGCTGGACTAATACAAGAGTTAGAATCTTTAG GCTTGGATGTAAAAGATTATGGTGACATTTTGTATAAAACAAAAGATGTGTGCAATGTGAATAATATGTCACACTTAGGTGATGTTGCTAGTTGCACTAGTTGTTTATCTGAACAAGTACAAAAGGTTTTAAACGATAGTCGTCGAGTATTAACTATTGGTGGTGATCATAGTTTAGGAATTGGAACTATAGATGGTCATGTTAAG GTAAAGAAAGATGTAGGTGTAATATGGGTTGATGCTCATGCAGATCTTAATACTAACAAAActagtgaaagtggaaacgttcATGGAATGCCTGTGGCATTATTAACTTCTGAATTAGCTGATTATTGGCCACATCTTCCAGGCATGGACTGGCAGCAGCCaat GCTATCTATTAGAAATGTGGCTTATATTGCCTTAAGATCTGTAGATCGTTACGAAAGATtagttattgaaaaatttggtaTTACAGCTTTTGGCATGGAAGATGTTGAACGATACG GTATTCACGAAGTTGTTAATATGGCATTAAATAAAATAGATCCTGATGACTCAAAATCATTACACGTTAGTTTTGATATCGATTCGCTCGATCCTTTGGAAGCACCAAGTACAGGAACTCCTG TACGCGGTGGATTGTCCCTTAGAGAAGCTGTTCATCTAATGGAAGAATTGTATAGAACTAATAGATTAAATGCTGTTGATCTTGTAGAAGTAAATCCTCATATTGGCGATCAACGTGATATTTGCTTAACTGTCGAGGCAGCTATACACATTATTCAAGCTGGTTTTGGTTATACAAGAAGAGGTCTTAAGGTTCCAAAGGGTGTTACTGATATGCCTTTACAAACCTTCAGATAA
- the LOC143143331 gene encoding fumarate hydratase, mitochondrial isoform X1, with the protein MLNVLRRSLVRRELREFKKSSAFLTLRLSLSTSAVFRGSKDGSTEYRIERDTFGELKVPANKYYGAQTMRSVINFPIGDSSERMPYGVIVAMGILKKAAAEVNKEFGMDAKVADAISKAADDVISGKLYNDHFPLVIWQTGSGTQTNMNTNEVISNRAIELLGGKLGSKTPVHPNDHVNKSQSSNDTFPTAMHIAVALEIDHVLFPGLQSLCKALCEKSEAWKDIIKIGRTHTQDAVPLTLGQEFSGYATQVSNGIARVKSVLPRLYELALGGTAVGTGLNTPKGFAEKAAAKIAQLTGLPFVSAPNKFEALAAHDAIVEVHGALNTVAVSLMKIANDIRFLGSGPRSGLGELSLPENEPGSSIMPGKINPTQCEAMTMVCCQVMGNNVTTTIAGSNGHFELNVFKPVLVANALRSTRLLGDACATFTKNCVVGIKPNIENIDKLLKNSLMLVTALNPHIGYDKAAAIAKQAHKENLTLKESALKNGVTAEQFAQWVKPENMIGPK; encoded by the exons ATGTTGAATGTACTAAGACGATCACTTGTTCGTCGTGAATTACGAGAGTTCAAGAAATCGTCGGCTTTTTTAACATTAAGACTGTCATTAAGCACATCAGCGGTTTTCAGAGGTAGTAAG GATGGAAGTACAGAATATCGAATTGAGAGAGATACTTTTGGTGAACTAAAGGTCCCTGCTAATAAATATTATGGTGCACAAACTATGCGATCAGtgataaattttccaattgGTGATTCTTCTGAACGCATGCCT TATGGCGTCATTGTTGCAATGGGTATATTAAAGAAAGCTGCAGCAGAAGTAAATAAGGAATTTGGAATGGATGCAAAAGTAGCAGATGCTATTAGTAAAGCTGCAGATGATGTTATAAGTGGTAAACTTTATAATGATCATTTTCCATTAGTAATTTGGCAAACAGGTTCTGGTACACAAACCAATATGAACACTAATGAG GTAATCTCAAATCGAGCAATTGAATTACTCGGTGGTAAGCTTGGATCAAAAACACCTGTGCACCCAAACGATCATGTAAACAAATCTCAAAGTAGTAATGACACATTTCCAACTGCTATGCACATAGCGGTTGCTTTAGAAATCGATCATGTACTGTTTCCTGGTTTGCAATCTTTGTGCAAAGCTTTATGTGAAAAATCTGAAGCATGGaaagatattataaaaattggTAGGACTCATACTCAGGATGCTGTGCCTTTAACATTAGGTCAAGAATTCTCAG GCTATGCAACGCAAGTGTCAAATGGTATTGCAAGAGTGAAAAGTGTTCTTCCACGATTATACGAATTAGCACTTGGTGGTACTGCAGTAGGTACTGGATTAAATACACCAAAAGGTTTTGCAGAGAAAGCAGCAGCAAAAATTGCTCAACTCACTGGTTTACCATTTGTATCTGCTCCTAATAAATTTGAAGCTCTAGCAGCACATGATGCTATAGTAGAAGTACATGGTGCACTTAACACAGTAGCAGTTTCACTTATGAAG ATAGCCAATGATATTCGATTTTTGGGAAGTGGACCTCGTTCAGGTTTAGGAGAATTATCTCTTCCTGAAAACGAACCAGGAAGTTCAATTATGCCTGGTAAAATAAATCCAACACAATGCGAAGCAATGACTATGGTCTGTTGTCAAGTAATGGGTAACAATGTTACCACGACTATTGCTGGTAGCAATGGTCACTTTGAACTTAATGTTTTTAAGCCAGTTTTGGTTGCAAATGCATTGAGGTCTACAAGACTTCTAGGTGACGCTTGTGCTACATTTACAAAGAATTGCGTCGTAGGCATTAAaccaaatattgaaaatattgataaactcttgaaaaacagtTTAATGCTTGTCACGGCATTAAATCCACACATTGGTTATGACAAG GCTGCTGCAATTGCAAAACAGGCTCATAAAGAAAATCTTACATTAAAAGAATCGGCATTGAAGAATGGTGTAACTGCGGAACAGTTTGCCCAATGGGTTAAACCAGAAAACATGATTGGTCctaaataa
- the LOC143143331 gene encoding fumarate hydratase, mitochondrial isoform X2 → MDGSTEYRIERDTFGELKVPANKYYGAQTMRSVINFPIGDSSERMPYGVIVAMGILKKAAAEVNKEFGMDAKVADAISKAADDVISGKLYNDHFPLVIWQTGSGTQTNMNTNEVISNRAIELLGGKLGSKTPVHPNDHVNKSQSSNDTFPTAMHIAVALEIDHVLFPGLQSLCKALCEKSEAWKDIIKIGRTHTQDAVPLTLGQEFSGYATQVSNGIARVKSVLPRLYELALGGTAVGTGLNTPKGFAEKAAAKIAQLTGLPFVSAPNKFEALAAHDAIVEVHGALNTVAVSLMKIANDIRFLGSGPRSGLGELSLPENEPGSSIMPGKINPTQCEAMTMVCCQVMGNNVTTTIAGSNGHFELNVFKPVLVANALRSTRLLGDACATFTKNCVVGIKPNIENIDKLLKNSLMLVTALNPHIGYDKAAAIAKQAHKENLTLKESALKNGVTAEQFAQWVKPENMIGPK, encoded by the exons atg GATGGAAGTACAGAATATCGAATTGAGAGAGATACTTTTGGTGAACTAAAGGTCCCTGCTAATAAATATTATGGTGCACAAACTATGCGATCAGtgataaattttccaattgGTGATTCTTCTGAACGCATGCCT TATGGCGTCATTGTTGCAATGGGTATATTAAAGAAAGCTGCAGCAGAAGTAAATAAGGAATTTGGAATGGATGCAAAAGTAGCAGATGCTATTAGTAAAGCTGCAGATGATGTTATAAGTGGTAAACTTTATAATGATCATTTTCCATTAGTAATTTGGCAAACAGGTTCTGGTACACAAACCAATATGAACACTAATGAG GTAATCTCAAATCGAGCAATTGAATTACTCGGTGGTAAGCTTGGATCAAAAACACCTGTGCACCCAAACGATCATGTAAACAAATCTCAAAGTAGTAATGACACATTTCCAACTGCTATGCACATAGCGGTTGCTTTAGAAATCGATCATGTACTGTTTCCTGGTTTGCAATCTTTGTGCAAAGCTTTATGTGAAAAATCTGAAGCATGGaaagatattataaaaattggTAGGACTCATACTCAGGATGCTGTGCCTTTAACATTAGGTCAAGAATTCTCAG GCTATGCAACGCAAGTGTCAAATGGTATTGCAAGAGTGAAAAGTGTTCTTCCACGATTATACGAATTAGCACTTGGTGGTACTGCAGTAGGTACTGGATTAAATACACCAAAAGGTTTTGCAGAGAAAGCAGCAGCAAAAATTGCTCAACTCACTGGTTTACCATTTGTATCTGCTCCTAATAAATTTGAAGCTCTAGCAGCACATGATGCTATAGTAGAAGTACATGGTGCACTTAACACAGTAGCAGTTTCACTTATGAAG ATAGCCAATGATATTCGATTTTTGGGAAGTGGACCTCGTTCAGGTTTAGGAGAATTATCTCTTCCTGAAAACGAACCAGGAAGTTCAATTATGCCTGGTAAAATAAATCCAACACAATGCGAAGCAATGACTATGGTCTGTTGTCAAGTAATGGGTAACAATGTTACCACGACTATTGCTGGTAGCAATGGTCACTTTGAACTTAATGTTTTTAAGCCAGTTTTGGTTGCAAATGCATTGAGGTCTACAAGACTTCTAGGTGACGCTTGTGCTACATTTACAAAGAATTGCGTCGTAGGCATTAAaccaaatattgaaaatattgataaactcttgaaaaacagtTTAATGCTTGTCACGGCATTAAATCCACACATTGGTTATGACAAG GCTGCTGCAATTGCAAAACAGGCTCATAAAGAAAATCTTACATTAAAAGAATCGGCATTGAAGAATGGTGTAACTGCGGAACAGTTTGCCCAATGGGTTAAACCAGAAAACATGATTGGTCctaaataa
- the LOC143143331 gene encoding fumarate hydratase, mitochondrial isoform X3 gives MRSVINFPIGDSSERMPYGVIVAMGILKKAAAEVNKEFGMDAKVADAISKAADDVISGKLYNDHFPLVIWQTGSGTQTNMNTNEVISNRAIELLGGKLGSKTPVHPNDHVNKSQSSNDTFPTAMHIAVALEIDHVLFPGLQSLCKALCEKSEAWKDIIKIGRTHTQDAVPLTLGQEFSGYATQVSNGIARVKSVLPRLYELALGGTAVGTGLNTPKGFAEKAAAKIAQLTGLPFVSAPNKFEALAAHDAIVEVHGALNTVAVSLMKIANDIRFLGSGPRSGLGELSLPENEPGSSIMPGKINPTQCEAMTMVCCQVMGNNVTTTIAGSNGHFELNVFKPVLVANALRSTRLLGDACATFTKNCVVGIKPNIENIDKLLKNSLMLVTALNPHIGYDKAAAIAKQAHKENLTLKESALKNGVTAEQFAQWVKPENMIGPK, from the exons ATGCGATCAGtgataaattttccaattgGTGATTCTTCTGAACGCATGCCT TATGGCGTCATTGTTGCAATGGGTATATTAAAGAAAGCTGCAGCAGAAGTAAATAAGGAATTTGGAATGGATGCAAAAGTAGCAGATGCTATTAGTAAAGCTGCAGATGATGTTATAAGTGGTAAACTTTATAATGATCATTTTCCATTAGTAATTTGGCAAACAGGTTCTGGTACACAAACCAATATGAACACTAATGAG GTAATCTCAAATCGAGCAATTGAATTACTCGGTGGTAAGCTTGGATCAAAAACACCTGTGCACCCAAACGATCATGTAAACAAATCTCAAAGTAGTAATGACACATTTCCAACTGCTATGCACATAGCGGTTGCTTTAGAAATCGATCATGTACTGTTTCCTGGTTTGCAATCTTTGTGCAAAGCTTTATGTGAAAAATCTGAAGCATGGaaagatattataaaaattggTAGGACTCATACTCAGGATGCTGTGCCTTTAACATTAGGTCAAGAATTCTCAG GCTATGCAACGCAAGTGTCAAATGGTATTGCAAGAGTGAAAAGTGTTCTTCCACGATTATACGAATTAGCACTTGGTGGTACTGCAGTAGGTACTGGATTAAATACACCAAAAGGTTTTGCAGAGAAAGCAGCAGCAAAAATTGCTCAACTCACTGGTTTACCATTTGTATCTGCTCCTAATAAATTTGAAGCTCTAGCAGCACATGATGCTATAGTAGAAGTACATGGTGCACTTAACACAGTAGCAGTTTCACTTATGAAG ATAGCCAATGATATTCGATTTTTGGGAAGTGGACCTCGTTCAGGTTTAGGAGAATTATCTCTTCCTGAAAACGAACCAGGAAGTTCAATTATGCCTGGTAAAATAAATCCAACACAATGCGAAGCAATGACTATGGTCTGTTGTCAAGTAATGGGTAACAATGTTACCACGACTATTGCTGGTAGCAATGGTCACTTTGAACTTAATGTTTTTAAGCCAGTTTTGGTTGCAAATGCATTGAGGTCTACAAGACTTCTAGGTGACGCTTGTGCTACATTTACAAAGAATTGCGTCGTAGGCATTAAaccaaatattgaaaatattgataaactcttgaaaaacagtTTAATGCTTGTCACGGCATTAAATCCACACATTGGTTATGACAAG GCTGCTGCAATTGCAAAACAGGCTCATAAAGAAAATCTTACATTAAAAGAATCGGCATTGAAGAATGGTGTAACTGCGGAACAGTTTGCCCAATGGGTTAAACCAGAAAACATGATTGGTCctaaataa
- the LOC143143345 gene encoding acyl-CoA:lysophosphatidylglycerol acyltransferase 1 isoform X1, which translates to MTDLSSSTFARVISNVLTFIKCIARTSFVILNNVYCIPTYVVWMTLLFPVKVYQPQVYWRIEGLFFHWLLAMVSMWTWSAGYDIIEQGDDIQKIISERTLVIANHQSTGDVPMLMTTFNAKPNVLPNLMWIMDRIFKFTNFGVVSILHQDFFIVSGRKRREESLRQLEKHLKKSYIPLSRKWMVLFPEGGFLCKRRETSQKYAKKNNLPILENVSLPRVGAMQTIFDTIGPSQDNNSSGQQLDNRANILNTGMTVAKPEINWVLDITIAYPQGKPIDLPTIITGFRPPCETVLFYRVFPSSVVPQEPELLSKWLYDRWVEKEALLENFYKYGTFLGTQASANEGSKIQQDPLRFLVLHLFFITSSYIHYNMFAYMLSCFW; encoded by the exons ATGACTGACCTTTCTTCTTCTACTTTCGCGAG GGTAATCAGTAATGTGTTAACTTTTATAAAATGTATTGCTCGAACAAGCTTTGTGATATTAAACAATGTTTATTGTATACCTACATATGTAGTATGGATGACGCTATTATTCCCTGTAAAAGTTTATCAACCGCAAGTATATTGGCGGATCGAGGGACTATTTTTCCATTGGTTATTAGCAATGGTCTCAATGTGGACTTGGTCCGCAGGCTATGATA TAATAGAACAAGGTGATGATATTCAAAAAATCATTAGTGAAAGAACATTAGTAATAGCAAACCATCAAAGTACTGGAGATGTTCCTATGTTAATGACAACATTTAATGCAAAACCAAATGTATTGCCTAATCTGATGTGGATCATGGACaggatttttaaatttaccaatTTTGGGGTAGTTTCTATTTTACATCAGGACTTCTTTATTGTGTCT GGTCGTAAACGAAGAGAAGAGAGTTTAAGGCAGTTAGAAAAGCATCTGAAAAAATCGTATATTCCACTTAGTAGAAAGTGGATGGTTCTGTTCCCAGAAGGAGGTTTTTTATGTAAAAGGCGGGAGACATCACAAAAGTATGCTAAAAAGAATAATCTGCCTATTCTTGAAAATGTATCTCTGCCACGAGTAGGAGCAATGCAAACTATATTTGATACAATTGGTCCATCACAGGATAATAATAGTTCAGGGCAACAATTAGATAATAGAGCAA ATATTTTGAATACAGGTATGACAGTGGCTAAGCCAGAAATCAATTGGGTTCTTGATATAACAATAGCATACCCCCAAGGTAAACCAATTGATTTACCTACAATTATAACTGGTTTTAGACCACCATGTGAAACAGTACTGTTTTATCGAGTTTTTCCTAGTTCAGTG GTTCCTCAAGAACCAGAATTATTGTCTAAATGGTTGTATGATAGGTGGGTTGAAAAAGAAGcacttttggaaaatttttataaatatggaACATTTCTTGGTACACAAGCATCAGCCAATGAAGGTTCCAAGATCCAACAGGATCCATTGAGATTCCTAGtccttcatttattttttataacatcTAGTTATATACATTACAATATGTTTGCGTATATGCTCTCTTgcttctggtaa
- the LOC143143345 gene encoding acyl-CoA:lysophosphatidylglycerol acyltransferase 1 isoform X2, with the protein MTDLSSSTFARVISNVLTFIKCIARTSFVILNNVYCIPTYVVWMTLLFPVKVYQPQVYWRIEGLFFHWLLAMVSMWTWSAGYDIIEQGDDIQKIISERTLVIANHQSTGDVPMLMTTFNAKPNVLPNLMWIMDRIFKFTNFGVVSILHQDFFIVSGRKRREESLRQLEKHLKKSYIPLSRKWMVLFPEGGFLCKRRETSQKYAKKNNLPILENVSLPRVGAMQTIFDTIGPSQDNNSSGQQLDNRASMTVAKPEINWVLDITIAYPQGKPIDLPTIITGFRPPCETVLFYRVFPSSVVPQEPELLSKWLYDRWVEKEALLENFYKYGTFLGTQASANEGSKIQQDPLRFLVLHLFFITSSYIHYNMFAYMLSCFW; encoded by the exons ATGACTGACCTTTCTTCTTCTACTTTCGCGAG GGTAATCAGTAATGTGTTAACTTTTATAAAATGTATTGCTCGAACAAGCTTTGTGATATTAAACAATGTTTATTGTATACCTACATATGTAGTATGGATGACGCTATTATTCCCTGTAAAAGTTTATCAACCGCAAGTATATTGGCGGATCGAGGGACTATTTTTCCATTGGTTATTAGCAATGGTCTCAATGTGGACTTGGTCCGCAGGCTATGATA TAATAGAACAAGGTGATGATATTCAAAAAATCATTAGTGAAAGAACATTAGTAATAGCAAACCATCAAAGTACTGGAGATGTTCCTATGTTAATGACAACATTTAATGCAAAACCAAATGTATTGCCTAATCTGATGTGGATCATGGACaggatttttaaatttaccaatTTTGGGGTAGTTTCTATTTTACATCAGGACTTCTTTATTGTGTCT GGTCGTAAACGAAGAGAAGAGAGTTTAAGGCAGTTAGAAAAGCATCTGAAAAAATCGTATATTCCACTTAGTAGAAAGTGGATGGTTCTGTTCCCAGAAGGAGGTTTTTTATGTAAAAGGCGGGAGACATCACAAAAGTATGCTAAAAAGAATAATCTGCCTATTCTTGAAAATGTATCTCTGCCACGAGTAGGAGCAATGCAAACTATATTTGATACAATTGGTCCATCACAGGATAATAATAGTTCAGGGCAACAATTAGATAATAGAGCAA GTATGACAGTGGCTAAGCCAGAAATCAATTGGGTTCTTGATATAACAATAGCATACCCCCAAGGTAAACCAATTGATTTACCTACAATTATAACTGGTTTTAGACCACCATGTGAAACAGTACTGTTTTATCGAGTTTTTCCTAGTTCAGTG GTTCCTCAAGAACCAGAATTATTGTCTAAATGGTTGTATGATAGGTGGGTTGAAAAAGAAGcacttttggaaaatttttataaatatggaACATTTCTTGGTACACAAGCATCAGCCAATGAAGGTTCCAAGATCCAACAGGATCCATTGAGATTCCTAGtccttcatttattttttataacatcTAGTTATATACATTACAATATGTTTGCGTATATGCTCTCTTgcttctggtaa
- the LOC143143345 gene encoding acyl-CoA:lysophosphatidylglycerol acyltransferase 1 isoform X3, which yields MTLLFPVKVYQPQVYWRIEGLFFHWLLAMVSMWTWSAGYDIIEQGDDIQKIISERTLVIANHQSTGDVPMLMTTFNAKPNVLPNLMWIMDRIFKFTNFGVVSILHQDFFIVSGRKRREESLRQLEKHLKKSYIPLSRKWMVLFPEGGFLCKRRETSQKYAKKNNLPILENVSLPRVGAMQTIFDTIGPSQDNNSSGQQLDNRANILNTGMTVAKPEINWVLDITIAYPQGKPIDLPTIITGFRPPCETVLFYRVFPSSVVPQEPELLSKWLYDRWVEKEALLENFYKYGTFLGTQASANEGSKIQQDPLRFLVLHLFFITSSYIHYNMFAYMLSCFW from the exons ATGACGCTATTATTCCCTGTAAAAGTTTATCAACCGCAAGTATATTGGCGGATCGAGGGACTATTTTTCCATTGGTTATTAGCAATGGTCTCAATGTGGACTTGGTCCGCAGGCTATGATA TAATAGAACAAGGTGATGATATTCAAAAAATCATTAGTGAAAGAACATTAGTAATAGCAAACCATCAAAGTACTGGAGATGTTCCTATGTTAATGACAACATTTAATGCAAAACCAAATGTATTGCCTAATCTGATGTGGATCATGGACaggatttttaaatttaccaatTTTGGGGTAGTTTCTATTTTACATCAGGACTTCTTTATTGTGTCT GGTCGTAAACGAAGAGAAGAGAGTTTAAGGCAGTTAGAAAAGCATCTGAAAAAATCGTATATTCCACTTAGTAGAAAGTGGATGGTTCTGTTCCCAGAAGGAGGTTTTTTATGTAAAAGGCGGGAGACATCACAAAAGTATGCTAAAAAGAATAATCTGCCTATTCTTGAAAATGTATCTCTGCCACGAGTAGGAGCAATGCAAACTATATTTGATACAATTGGTCCATCACAGGATAATAATAGTTCAGGGCAACAATTAGATAATAGAGCAA ATATTTTGAATACAGGTATGACAGTGGCTAAGCCAGAAATCAATTGGGTTCTTGATATAACAATAGCATACCCCCAAGGTAAACCAATTGATTTACCTACAATTATAACTGGTTTTAGACCACCATGTGAAACAGTACTGTTTTATCGAGTTTTTCCTAGTTCAGTG GTTCCTCAAGAACCAGAATTATTGTCTAAATGGTTGTATGATAGGTGGGTTGAAAAAGAAGcacttttggaaaatttttataaatatggaACATTTCTTGGTACACAAGCATCAGCCAATGAAGGTTCCAAGATCCAACAGGATCCATTGAGATTCCTAGtccttcatttattttttataacatcTAGTTATATACATTACAATATGTTTGCGTATATGCTCTCTTgcttctggtaa